A part of Sinorhizobium chiapasense genomic DNA contains:
- a CDS encoding anti-sigma factor family protein — protein sequence MQQTTGQALEVRLSAYIDGELGDAERAELDALLARDEDAKIMLEKLKAGSAFGNKAFEDFLHDPVPLALVRQIKQGPGISPRSERVATANLPARTVRVWPRALAAAMALLLLGGAAGFLAGSAHYVAEPESAASARPWIDEIVDYHRIYSRQKEHLVEAPASDGPKIETWLASSVGVGFKTPDLASRGLTFEGARLLVVEGKPVGQLVYRDREGDIYAICFLKVGDKSQADHFREDIRDNLGLVSWQKGDASLVLIGPSADAGLRELAETVAASI from the coding sequence TTGCAGCAGACAACAGGTCAAGCGCTTGAAGTTCGGCTGTCCGCCTATATCGACGGCGAGCTCGGCGACGCCGAGAGAGCCGAACTCGATGCTTTGCTGGCCCGTGACGAGGACGCCAAGATCATGCTCGAGAAGCTGAAGGCCGGCAGCGCGTTTGGCAACAAGGCCTTCGAGGACTTTCTCCATGACCCGGTGCCGCTGGCGCTGGTGCGCCAGATCAAGCAGGGACCCGGCATCAGTCCGCGATCCGAGCGCGTCGCGACGGCGAACCTGCCGGCGCGGACGGTCCGCGTCTGGCCGCGGGCCCTCGCCGCTGCCATGGCGTTATTGCTCCTCGGCGGTGCTGCGGGTTTCCTCGCCGGCAGCGCGCACTACGTCGCCGAGCCCGAAAGCGCCGCCTCCGCGCGCCCCTGGATCGATGAGATCGTGGACTATCACCGCATCTATTCCCGGCAGAAGGAACACCTCGTCGAGGCACCGGCGTCGGACGGTCCGAAGATCGAGACCTGGCTCGCCTCCAGTGTCGGCGTCGGTTTCAAGACCCCGGATCTCGCAAGCAGGGGGCTCACCTTCGAGGGTGCAAGACTGTTGGTGGTTGAAGGCAAGCCCGTCGGCCAGCTCGTCTATCGCGATCGCGAGGGCGACATCTACGCGATCTGCTTCCTCAAGGTTGGCGACAAGTCGCAAGCCGATCACTTCCGCGAGGATATCCGCGACAATCTCGGGCTGGTCTCCTGGCAGAAAGGCGACGCATCCCTGGTGCTCATCGGCCCGTCCGCCGACGCCGGGCTCCGCGAGCTCGCAGAAACCGTAGCGGCGAGCATCTGA
- a CDS encoding tetratricopeptide repeat protein — protein sequence MFRKTTFFVLTAFMASVAGQSAMAVGDTSEPPRKTKTSTQCKNGKIWDTRKGQCVNAKKSGLSDDVLFEAARELAYAGQYDNAIKVLEAVSDQRSARVLNYLGYANRKAGRMELGMQYYKRALQADENYILARSYLGQALVEQGRIEEAKVQLVEIRDRGGENTWAYRALLQSLGGIRHHY from the coding sequence ATGTTCCGGAAGACGACTTTCTTTGTCCTCACTGCATTCATGGCTTCGGTCGCGGGCCAGTCGGCCATGGCCGTCGGCGACACCAGCGAACCGCCGCGTAAGACCAAGACGAGCACCCAATGCAAGAACGGCAAGATCTGGGATACGCGCAAGGGCCAGTGCGTCAACGCGAAGAAAAGCGGCCTCAGCGACGACGTCCTGTTCGAAGCCGCGCGCGAACTTGCCTATGCCGGCCAGTACGACAATGCAATCAAGGTGCTCGAAGCCGTAAGCGATCAACGCAGCGCCCGCGTGCTCAACTATCTCGGTTACGCCAATCGCAAGGCCGGGCGCATGGAACTCGGCATGCAATACTACAAACGCGCGCTTCAGGCCGACGAGAACTACATTCTCGCCCGGTCCTATCTCGGCCAGGCACTGGTCGAGCAAGGCCGCATCGAGGAGGCCAAGGTGCAGCTCGTCGAAATTCGTGATCGTGGCGGCGAAAACACTTGGGCCTACAGGGCCCTGCTACAGTCGCTCGGCGGCATCCGTCACCATTACTGA
- a CDS encoding GNAT family N-acetyltransferase, protein MTRDEITIADLRTVPHFAADVVDRVWRAWWKPRGFPLKHIANLVRDNLGAGPLPSAIVAHRGPTFMGTASVIASDMEERPHLTPWVAAVWVDQAFRRQGIGGTIVGHAARAAFAAGADTVYLCAVPTKRPFYQRLGWSLHEQDAGDHGLDVFTLKAT, encoded by the coding sequence GTGACCCGCGACGAGATCACCATTGCGGATCTCCGTACCGTGCCGCACTTTGCGGCGGACGTCGTCGATCGCGTCTGGCGGGCCTGGTGGAAGCCGAGAGGATTCCCGCTGAAGCATATTGCCAACTTGGTCAGAGACAATCTCGGAGCGGGGCCTCTGCCCTCCGCCATCGTTGCTCACCGCGGTCCGACCTTCATGGGCACGGCCTCAGTCATCGCTTCCGACATGGAGGAGCGGCCCCACCTCACGCCCTGGGTCGCAGCCGTTTGGGTGGACCAAGCGTTCCGGCGGCAGGGCATCGGCGGCACCATCGTCGGCCATGCCGCGCGCGCCGCCTTCGCAGCGGGAGCCGACACCGTGTACCTTTGTGCAGTACCAACGAAAAGGCCTTTCTACCAAAGGCTTGGCTGGTCGCTGCATGAGCAGGATGCGGGAGACCACGGGCTCGACGTTTTCACACTCAAAGCGACCTGA
- a CDS encoding glutathione S-transferase family protein yields MGRLVNGVWQDVWYDTKTTKGHFKRSESQFRNWITADGSPGPSGEGGFAAEQDRYHLYVSLACPWAHRTLTFRKLKKLEDIISVSIVDPLMLSNGWEFKGVNGGTVDHLFGFEALWQIYVRADPGYSGRVTVPVLWDKKKNTIVSNESAEIIRMFNSAFDHLTGSTEDFCPADLRGEIDALNARVYDAVNNGVYKAGFATGQQAYDESVKALFAMLDELEGRLASQRYLMGDRITEADWRLFTTLVRFDPVYVGHFKCNIRRIADYPNLYGYLRDLYQVPGVAETVNMRHIKEHYYRSHTMINPTGVVPAGPAVDLATPHGRDRLDHAAHSNEGVRRVAAGTR; encoded by the coding sequence ATGGGCAGGCTGGTCAACGGAGTCTGGCAGGACGTCTGGTACGACACCAAGACGACGAAGGGCCATTTCAAGCGCAGCGAGTCGCAGTTTCGCAACTGGATCACTGCTGACGGATCGCCGGGGCCCTCCGGCGAAGGCGGCTTCGCGGCCGAGCAGGACCGCTACCATCTCTATGTCTCGCTCGCCTGCCCCTGGGCGCATCGGACGCTGACCTTCCGCAAGCTCAAGAAGCTTGAGGACATCATTTCGGTCTCGATCGTCGATCCCCTGATGCTGTCCAACGGTTGGGAGTTCAAGGGCGTAAACGGCGGCACCGTGGACCATCTCTTCGGTTTCGAGGCGCTTTGGCAGATTTATGTGCGCGCCGACCCCGGCTATTCCGGCCGCGTGACGGTGCCCGTGCTTTGGGACAAGAAGAAGAACACCATCGTCTCGAACGAATCGGCCGAAATCATCCGCATGTTCAACTCGGCCTTCGATCATCTTACCGGCTCGACCGAGGATTTCTGCCCCGCGGACCTGCGCGGCGAAATCGACGCCCTTAACGCCCGCGTTTATGACGCTGTGAACAACGGCGTCTACAAAGCCGGGTTCGCCACCGGCCAGCAGGCCTATGACGAGAGCGTCAAGGCCCTGTTCGCCATGTTGGACGAGCTGGAAGGCCGTCTCGCATCGCAGCGTTATCTTATGGGAGATCGGATCACCGAGGCCGACTGGCGCCTGTTCACGACGCTGGTGCGGTTCGACCCTGTGTATGTCGGCCACTTCAAATGCAACATCCGGCGCATTGCCGACTACCCGAACCTTTATGGATACCTGCGCGACCTCTACCAGGTCCCGGGCGTCGCCGAGACCGTGAACATGCGCCATATCAAGGAGCACTATTATCGCAGCCACACGATGATCAATCCGACGGGTGTCGTGCCGGCAGGCCCGGCGGTCGACCTTGCGACGCCGCACGGTCGCGACCGCCTCGATCACGCGGCACATTCAAACGAAGGCGTGAGGCGCGTTGCTGCCGGCACCCGATGA
- a CDS encoding GNAT family N-acetyltransferase, producing MKKHDIVYLTEDASHDAAIEIINEEAFGPGRFVRAAARIREQGPHDRSLSFICTDDGEAIASVRMTPVMAGPVRGHLLGPLAVRPSHKNRGIGRELVRIAVEAARRKGSEAVILVGDPSYYQPLGFEKVHYGALEFPGPVDPARVLVVPMAADVHARLSGVICWRDDSVAPVPGQAVEARAEGAAA from the coding sequence ATGAAAAAGCACGACATCGTCTATCTGACTGAAGACGCGTCACACGACGCAGCAATCGAAATTATCAACGAAGAAGCATTTGGTCCTGGCCGGTTCGTGCGCGCGGCCGCGCGCATTCGCGAGCAGGGTCCCCATGACCGTTCGCTGTCCTTCATTTGCACCGACGACGGCGAGGCGATCGCCTCCGTGCGGATGACACCGGTCATGGCCGGGCCGGTGAGGGGACACCTGCTCGGCCCGCTCGCCGTGCGGCCCTCGCACAAGAACCGGGGCATTGGTCGCGAGCTCGTGCGGATTGCCGTCGAGGCTGCGCGACGGAAAGGCTCCGAGGCGGTGATCCTCGTCGGCGATCCGTCCTATTACCAGCCGCTCGGTTTCGAGAAGGTGCATTATGGAGCACTCGAATTTCCGGGGCCTGTCGATCCGGCCAGGGTCCTGGTGGTGCCGATGGCTGCGGATGTCCACGCGCGGCTCAGCGGCGTGATCTGCTGGCGGGACGACAGCGTTGCGCCCGTGCCCGGACAGGCCGTAGAAGCCCGGGCCGAGGGTGCAGCCGCCTGA
- a CDS encoding NUDIX domain-containing protein, with protein sequence MPNWRMRLLTRFAHAYFALSRGMTLGVRAACFDGEGRIFLVRHSYLPGWHLPGGGLDRHETAVEGLARELREEGNLELTSPPLLVQVYYNRGTSKRDHVIFFRCDNVRQQQPKVPDLEIAAAGFFALDELPEDTTAATHRRIAEVAGREAPDTFW encoded by the coding sequence ATGCCTAACTGGAGAATGCGGCTGCTGACGCGGTTCGCGCATGCCTATTTTGCGCTCTCGCGCGGGATGACGCTTGGGGTGCGCGCCGCCTGCTTTGACGGCGAAGGGCGGATCTTCCTCGTCAGGCATTCCTATCTTCCCGGCTGGCACCTGCCGGGCGGCGGCCTTGATCGCCATGAGACGGCGGTGGAGGGGCTCGCCCGCGAACTCAGGGAAGAAGGCAATCTGGAACTGACGTCACCGCCGCTGCTGGTGCAGGTCTATTATAACCGGGGCACCAGCAAGCGCGATCACGTCATCTTCTTTCGTTGCGACAATGTCCGCCAGCAACAGCCGAAGGTTCCCGACCTGGAGATAGCCGCCGCCGGCTTCTTTGCGCTCGACGAACTGCCCGAGGACACGACCGCCGCGACGCACCGGCGGATTGCCGAGGTTGCTGGAAGGGAGGCGCCGGACACGTTTTGGTAG
- the leuA gene encoding 2-isopropylmalate synthase, whose product MILKSHSIKSGMPEAAAKYQPYPQIALTDRTWPSKTITQAPIWCSVDLRDGNQALVDPMGHDRKARMFHLLVDMGFKEIEIGFPSASQTDFDFARWCVEEGSVPTDVSLQVLVQCRPELITRTFEALRGAHRPIVHFYNSTSELQRRVVFGKDVAGIKQIATDAAKMITDMAAKAGGGYRFEYSPESFTGTELEVALEICNAVTEIVRPTPDNKLIINLPSTVEMATPNIYADQIEWMCRNLDNRENLIISLHPHNDRGTGIAATELGLMAGADRVEGTLFGNGERTGNVDVVTLALNMFTQGVDPTLDCSDIERIKEVYEYSNQMVIPERHPYVGELVYTAFSGSHQDAINKGMKAIKQANKPLWEVPYLPIDPRDVGRSYEAIIRINSQSGKGGIAYILQEDYGINLPRNLQVEFREDIQRITDVEGKELPSKRIHARFLERYVEQPDARLKFVDHHTYPVGEHKGLRVVAADITDKGEAKRIEGKGTGPIDGFINALSIYLGIELSVADYSEHSLQHGSNAAAIAYVEVEYPGGTLFGVGINTNIVAASLEAIVSAANRVLEMKAV is encoded by the coding sequence ATGATTCTGAAATCGCATTCCATCAAGTCCGGCATGCCCGAGGCGGCGGCGAAATATCAGCCTTACCCGCAGATCGCGCTGACGGACCGGACGTGGCCGTCTAAGACCATCACGCAAGCGCCGATCTGGTGCTCGGTGGACCTGCGCGACGGAAACCAGGCGCTGGTCGATCCGATGGGGCACGACCGCAAGGCGCGCATGTTCCATCTGCTGGTCGACATGGGCTTCAAGGAAATCGAGATAGGCTTCCCGTCTGCCTCGCAGACCGATTTCGACTTCGCACGCTGGTGCGTGGAGGAGGGCAGTGTCCCCACCGACGTGTCCTTGCAGGTGCTGGTGCAATGCCGGCCGGAACTGATCACCCGCACGTTCGAGGCACTCCGCGGCGCGCATCGGCCGATCGTTCATTTCTACAACTCGACCAGCGAGTTGCAGCGTCGCGTGGTGTTCGGCAAGGACGTCGCCGGCATCAAGCAGATCGCGACCGATGCTGCCAAGATGATCACCGACATGGCGGCGAAGGCCGGCGGCGGCTATCGCTTCGAATATTCGCCGGAAAGCTTTACGGGCACCGAGCTCGAAGTGGCGCTGGAGATCTGCAACGCCGTCACCGAAATCGTCAGGCCGACGCCGGACAACAAGCTGATCATCAATCTGCCCTCGACCGTCGAGATGGCGACCCCGAACATCTATGCCGACCAGATCGAGTGGATGTGCCGCAATCTCGACAACCGCGAGAACCTGATCATCTCGCTGCACCCGCACAACGACCGCGGCACCGGCATCGCCGCAACCGAGCTGGGCCTCATGGCCGGCGCCGACCGCGTCGAGGGAACGCTCTTCGGCAATGGCGAGCGCACTGGCAACGTCGATGTGGTGACGCTGGCGTTGAACATGTTCACACAAGGGGTGGACCCCACGCTCGACTGCTCGGATATCGAGCGGATCAAGGAAGTCTACGAATATTCGAACCAGATGGTCATTCCCGAGCGCCACCCTTACGTCGGCGAACTCGTCTATACGGCTTTCTCCGGATCGCACCAGGACGCGATCAACAAGGGCATGAAGGCGATCAAGCAGGCCAACAAGCCGCTCTGGGAGGTGCCTTACTTGCCGATCGACCCACGCGACGTCGGCCGCAGCTACGAGGCGATCATCCGGATCAATTCCCAGTCCGGCAAGGGCGGCATCGCCTATATCCTTCAGGAAGACTACGGCATCAACCTGCCGCGCAACCTGCAGGTCGAGTTCCGCGAGGACATCCAGCGCATCACCGACGTAGAGGGCAAGGAACTGCCGTCGAAGCGCATTCATGCCCGTTTCCTTGAGCGTTACGTGGAACAACCCGACGCGCGGCTGAAATTCGTCGACCACCACACCTATCCGGTCGGCGAGCACAAGGGCCTGCGTGTCGTTGCCGCGGATATCACCGACAAGGGCGAGGCCAAGCGGATCGAGGGCAAGGGCACCGGCCCGATCGACGGCTTCATCAATGCGCTGTCGATCTACCTCGGCATCGAGCTTTCGGTGGCCGACTATTCGGAGCATTCGCTGCAGCATGGCTCGAATGCCGCGGCCATTGCCTATGTCGAGGTCGAGTATCCTGGCGGCACGCTGTTCGGCGTTGGCATCAACACCAATATCGTCGCAGCCTCGCTGGAGGCGATTGTCTCGGCTGCCAATCGCGTGCTGGAGATGAAGGCGGTGTAA
- a CDS encoding RNA polymerase sigma factor: MRPAAETKDFRRDLVSLLPKLRRFALTLTRSANDADDLVQEACERAIARSHLWNGEGQLESWVYAMTRNLWVDEVRKRKVRAGGGAVDIFDQSELRVEAVAEKAVYANQLQKMILSMPEGLASVFLLINVEGHSYRETADILGVPIGTVMSRLSTARLRLAAMLTENTERRA; the protein is encoded by the coding sequence ATGCGCCCAGCGGCAGAGACGAAAGACTTCAGACGGGATTTGGTCAGCCTGCTGCCCAAATTGCGCCGCTTTGCGCTGACGCTGACACGCAGCGCCAATGATGCCGATGACCTCGTTCAGGAGGCTTGCGAGCGGGCCATCGCGCGCAGCCACCTGTGGAACGGGGAAGGCCAGCTGGAGAGCTGGGTCTACGCCATGACACGCAATCTCTGGGTCGATGAAGTCCGCAAGCGCAAGGTCCGCGCCGGCGGCGGAGCGGTCGACATTTTCGACCAGAGCGAGCTGCGTGTGGAAGCCGTTGCCGAAAAGGCGGTCTATGCCAACCAACTGCAGAAGATGATCCTGTCCATGCCGGAAGGTCTCGCCAGCGTCTTCCTGCTCATCAATGTCGAAGGGCACAGCTACCGCGAGACCGCAGACATCCTCGGCGTTCCGATCGGTACCGTGATGAGCAGGTTGTCCACCGCCCGCCTGCGGCTTGCCGCCATGCTGACCGAGAATACCGAAAGGAGGGCGTGA
- a CDS encoding metallophosphoesterase family protein encodes MFKLAHISDVHLGPLPDLSLRELASKRITGFVNWHRNRARHLFPGTLDCLMADIQRRNPNHLAITGDLVNLASSLEIEAVTAWLSVAGDAKDISVVPGNHDAYVPGAYEKTTRAWYPYMRSDEGPLGWIRDHHCFPYVRVRGPVAIIGCSTAVATPPFAASGYFGQRQARATVDLLQAAGEAGLFRVVLIHHPPIRGATSMHKRMIGIRRFAATISSGGAELVLHGHTHLNTVYYLKGQTAPVPVVGIASASQGPGGSKPAAAYNLFSIAGEPGNWQLSRERYTLNADATGVELAETTRF; translated from the coding sequence ATGTTCAAACTCGCGCATATTTCGGACGTTCATCTCGGACCCCTGCCGGATCTGTCCCTGAGGGAACTTGCCTCCAAGCGGATCACCGGTTTCGTCAACTGGCACAGGAACCGAGCCCGCCATCTCTTTCCCGGCACATTGGACTGCCTGATGGCCGATATCCAGAGACGCAATCCGAACCATCTGGCGATCACCGGCGACCTCGTGAATCTCGCCTCGTCGCTGGAGATCGAGGCAGTGACGGCATGGCTTTCCGTGGCGGGCGACGCCAAGGACATCTCCGTCGTACCGGGCAACCACGACGCCTATGTTCCGGGTGCTTACGAGAAGACGACACGCGCCTGGTATCCCTACATGCGCAGCGATGAAGGTCCGCTCGGCTGGATCCGAGACCATCATTGCTTTCCCTATGTGCGTGTGCGCGGCCCCGTGGCAATCATCGGCTGCTCGACCGCCGTGGCCACGCCGCCATTTGCCGCCAGCGGCTACTTCGGTCAGCGACAGGCGCGCGCGACCGTCGACCTGCTGCAGGCAGCGGGCGAGGCTGGCCTCTTCCGAGTCGTGCTGATCCATCATCCGCCGATCCGTGGCGCGACCTCGATGCACAAACGCATGATCGGCATTCGCCGTTTTGCAGCGACCATCTCGTCCGGGGGCGCCGAACTGGTGCTGCATGGCCACACCCATCTCAACACGGTTTATTACCTCAAGGGACAGACCGCGCCGGTCCCGGTCGTCGGCATTGCCTCGGCATCGCAAGGGCCCGGGGGGAGCAAGCCGGCGGCCGCCTACAATCTCTTCTCGATAGCGGGCGAGCCGGGCAATTGGCAACTCAGCCGCGAGCGCTATACGCTCAATGCCGACGCTACCGGCGTCGAACTCGCCGAAACCACCCGTTTCTAG